In Methylomonas sp. ZR1, one DNA window encodes the following:
- the rpsF gene encoding 30S ribosomal protein S6 — MRHYEIVFLVHPDQSAQVPAMIERYKSTVEEAAGKIHRLEDWGRRHLAYPIKKIHKAHYVLMNIECDQATLEELESGFRFNDAILRSQTLAQKAAVTEPSAIAVSGNDGQKAGSRVKEEVEEETEEAEVEVVETEVAADSE; from the coding sequence ATGCGACATTATGAAATTGTCTTCTTAGTCCACCCTGACCAAAGTGCTCAGGTGCCGGCTATGATAGAGCGTTATAAATCCACCGTTGAAGAAGCCGCAGGCAAAATTCACCGTTTGGAAGATTGGGGCCGTAGACATTTGGCTTACCCTATCAAAAAAATTCATAAAGCACACTACGTGTTGATGAACATCGAATGCGATCAAGCCACTCTTGAAGAACTGGAAAGCGGTTTTCGTTTCAACGACGCCATTCTGCGTAGCCAAACTCTGGCGCAAAAAGCGGCCGTAACCGAGCCTTCCGCGATTGCTGTCAGCGGTAACGACGGTCAAAAAGCCGGTAGCCGAGTTAAGGAAGAAGTCGAAGAAGAAACCGAAGAAGCTGAAGTAGAAGTCGTTGAGACTGAAGTCGCAGCGGATTCCGAATAA
- the fliF gene encoding flagellar basal-body MS-ring/collar protein FliF: MSELDRNLPMEAHTQSSMANADKMHPALKSLSKMPMVRQLGLMLGLALSVAIGVAVVLWSQAPSYDLLFSGVAEKDSAEILDALSKLNVDYKVETGSGAIMVPADNVRELKLKLAAQGLPRSASLGYELLDKDNGFGASKNVEQMRFQRALEGEIALTIQTIQNVKSAKVLLAIPVQSVFVRERKKPSASVVVELYQGRTLEKEQIESIVHLVASSVPLMEASQVTVVDQKGRLLNSKEGGEDMSLSSKQFEYKKNIEEHLRGRIENILTPLVGGDGMRAQISADVDFTVTEKTQEMFNPDLPALRSEQTQEENNSLSKVQGVPGALSNQPPPTGTAPEVASGQEKQAAAESGSGSSNKTATRNYELDKTITHTRLATGALRRLSVAVVVDDKKVVQADGKATLVAYSQEDLNQLRDLVKQAVGYDNSRGDQVTVTNVAFRLPDALEEVPSEPIWQQPWFASALKQLAAVAVVVLLIMGVLRPGLRTLVAKEEQLEALEQAKAIAEATGGVVRFDETGKPVAVAVSVDEETGEVRTITTGVEDLLLLEAPQSYEKRLEYVQKLIDEDPKLVAQVIKTWLKDDG, encoded by the coding sequence ATGAGCGAACTAGACAGAAATCTACCGATGGAGGCCCATACCCAATCAAGTATGGCAAACGCCGACAAAATGCACCCTGCATTGAAAAGCCTGAGCAAAATGCCGATGGTGCGCCAGCTGGGTCTGATGCTGGGTTTGGCGCTTAGCGTGGCAATAGGCGTGGCGGTGGTGTTGTGGTCGCAGGCCCCGTCTTACGATTTACTGTTTTCCGGCGTGGCGGAAAAAGATTCTGCGGAAATTCTCGATGCGCTGAGCAAGTTAAATGTCGATTACAAGGTCGAAACCGGCTCCGGCGCGATCATGGTGCCGGCCGATAATGTCCGGGAACTGAAATTGAAATTGGCCGCACAAGGCCTGCCGCGCAGTGCCAGTCTGGGCTACGAACTGCTGGATAAAGACAATGGCTTCGGCGCCAGCAAAAATGTCGAGCAAATGCGCTTTCAACGCGCATTGGAAGGCGAAATAGCCCTGACTATTCAAACTATTCAAAACGTCAAATCTGCGAAAGTATTGCTGGCCATTCCGGTGCAGTCGGTGTTTGTCCGCGAACGCAAAAAACCCAGCGCTTCAGTAGTCGTCGAGCTGTATCAAGGCCGCACCCTCGAAAAAGAACAAATTGAATCCATTGTACACTTGGTCGCTTCCAGTGTGCCTTTGATGGAAGCCAGCCAGGTGACGGTTGTGGATCAGAAAGGCCGCTTGTTGAACAGCAAAGAAGGCGGCGAAGATATGTCCTTATCCAGTAAGCAGTTCGAATACAAGAAAAATATAGAGGAACATCTGCGTGGCCGGATCGAAAACATCCTCACGCCACTGGTGGGCGGTGACGGCATGCGGGCACAAATTTCCGCGGACGTCGACTTTACCGTGACCGAAAAAACGCAAGAAATGTTTAACCCGGATTTGCCCGCCCTGCGTAGCGAGCAAACGCAGGAAGAAAATAACTCCTTATCCAAAGTGCAAGGTGTGCCCGGCGCTTTATCCAATCAACCCCCTCCCACGGGCACCGCGCCGGAAGTTGCTAGCGGCCAGGAAAAACAAGCCGCCGCAGAATCCGGTTCCGGCTCGTCCAACAAAACCGCGACCCGTAATTACGAACTGGATAAAACCATTACTCATACTAGACTGGCCACAGGTGCCTTAAGACGCTTGTCGGTGGCGGTAGTGGTCGACGATAAAAAAGTAGTGCAAGCCGACGGTAAAGCGACCTTAGTGGCTTACTCGCAAGAAGACCTGAATCAACTTCGCGACTTGGTCAAACAGGCAGTGGGTTATGATAACAGCCGCGGCGATCAGGTAACGGTCACCAATGTCGCGTTTAGATTGCCCGATGCGCTGGAAGAAGTCCCTTCCGAACCCATCTGGCAACAACCCTGGTTTGCCAGCGCGCTGAAACAATTGGCCGCCGTTGCTGTGGTGGTGTTGCTGATCATGGGGGTATTGCGTCCCGGTCTGCGCACCTTGGTGGCGAAGGAAGAACAGTTAGAAGCCCTTGAGCAAGCCAAAGCAATCGCGGAAGCGACGGGTGGTGTCGTGCGTTTCGACGAGACCGGCAAGCCGGTGGCTGTGGCGGTGTCGGTGGATGAAGAAACCGGTGAAGTACGCACCATCACCACTGGCGTGGAGGATTTATTGTTACTCGAAGCGCCGCAAAGCTATGAAAAACGTTTGGAATATGTGCAAAAACTCATAGACGAAGATCCTAAATTGGTCGCGCAAGTGATCAAAACCTGGTTGAAAGACGATGGCTGA
- a CDS encoding flagellar hook-length control protein FliK: MNIQGLNPLSLLASADSAGAATTALLGEGGGGVFSATLLEQLAQLQNSLLSKGAAGDAGLANLQQLGGLGADALNSQSLQDFTALFGKSLPTATKLDQDINLDDTMQALADVLQYLQGLEATGAAPQAPVLPVASADQENLADIVTENIEAAHDEQAVNAAIYVSTQAQPLPVADSVSVVNDALKSAVATSEAMSAIKNSPELLSMDAKKEALTALSGADEGRKTMVAESGFAKTLAAEDGASPQFAQDSAADTFQTEQRDVPKQQIGGSEADVGLSRMTADINQLNKSVNSVGQTSAPTIEKHLTHPEWNTELGEKLLWMHKQAVPSAEIRLNPEHLGPISIKIDVNQDQANVVFTAQHAAVRDAIEAAIPKLREMLGGQNLNLADVNVSQQQSEQRPGRESFQMAGEQNRSGNSQSQGHADTAATEPSNTMLEEIEAGRAIASNGLLSLFA; this comes from the coding sequence ATGAATATCCAAGGTTTAAATCCGCTGTCTCTATTAGCCTCCGCCGATAGCGCCGGTGCTGCGACGACAGCTCTATTGGGCGAAGGTGGTGGTGGCGTGTTTTCGGCGACGCTGCTTGAGCAGCTGGCACAATTGCAAAACAGTTTATTGAGTAAAGGGGCGGCCGGTGACGCCGGCTTGGCGAATTTACAGCAGCTGGGCGGATTGGGGGCGGATGCTCTGAACAGTCAAAGCTTGCAGGATTTTACCGCTCTATTCGGCAAGAGTTTGCCGACGGCAACCAAACTTGATCAGGATATTAATCTCGACGATACCATGCAAGCCTTAGCGGATGTTTTGCAATACTTGCAAGGCTTGGAGGCCACCGGTGCCGCGCCGCAAGCTCCGGTTTTACCGGTTGCATCGGCCGATCAAGAGAATCTTGCCGATATAGTGACGGAAAATATCGAGGCTGCACATGATGAGCAGGCGGTGAATGCTGCGATCTATGTAAGCACGCAAGCTCAGCCCTTGCCGGTGGCGGATAGCGTGAGTGTTGTTAACGACGCGCTGAAATCAGCGGTAGCAACCAGCGAGGCGATGTCTGCGATCAAAAACAGTCCGGAGCTGTTGAGTATGGATGCCAAAAAAGAGGCGTTGACGGCATTGAGTGGCGCTGATGAAGGGCGGAAGACGATGGTAGCGGAGAGCGGTTTTGCCAAAACCCTGGCCGCCGAAGACGGCGCGTCCCCGCAATTTGCGCAAGACAGCGCGGCTGATACTTTTCAAACCGAGCAGCGCGATGTGCCGAAGCAGCAAATTGGCGGTAGCGAGGCTGATGTGGGGTTATCGAGAATGACGGCCGACATCAACCAGCTGAATAAATCGGTAAATAGCGTCGGGCAAACGTCAGCGCCGACGATAGAAAAACATTTGACTCATCCGGAATGGAACACCGAGCTGGGCGAAAAATTGTTGTGGATGCATAAACAAGCGGTGCCTTCCGCTGAAATTCGGCTGAATCCTGAGCATCTCGGCCCTATTTCCATCAAGATCGATGTCAATCAAGATCAAGCCAATGTGGTCTTCACCGCCCAGCACGCGGCGGTCAGGGACGCAATCGAAGCGGCAATCCCCAAGTTGCGGGAAATGTTGGGTGGGCAAAACTTGAATTTGGCGGATGTTAATGTTTCCCAGCAACAATCAGAACAAAGACCGGGGCGCGAGTCCTTCCAAATGGCCGGCGAGCAAAATCGCAGTGGCAATAGTCAAAGCCAAGGCCATGCCGATACTGCGGCAACCGAGCCCTCCAACACTATGCTCGAAGAAATTGAAGCAGGCCGTGCCATCGCCAGTAATGGCTTATTGAGTCTGTTTGCCTAG
- the fliJ gene encoding flagellar export protein FliJ: MKKSQRLKVIIDLHARQEHDALQALGICQQKLQEQQAQLENLQSYRLDYLGKFAVRQQAGINISQLMEFRAFADKLDQAIESQQQTVSNHEREMQRARKRWEEAHQRTKSLQKVSELALIEEMKVEQKREQAEQDDRAARSGRKDGTGSA, encoded by the coding sequence ATGAAAAAGTCGCAGCGACTGAAAGTCATTATCGACTTACATGCGCGTCAGGAACATGACGCTTTGCAGGCTTTGGGTATCTGTCAGCAAAAACTCCAAGAGCAGCAGGCCCAGCTGGAAAATTTACAAAGTTACCGTTTGGATTATTTAGGTAAGTTCGCCGTCAGACAGCAGGCGGGGATCAACATCAGTCAGTTGATGGAATTCAGGGCTTTTGCCGATAAGCTCGATCAGGCTATCGAAAGCCAGCAGCAGACCGTAAGCAACCATGAACGTGAGATGCAGCGGGCCCGTAAGCGCTGGGAAGAGGCGCATCAACGTACCAAAAGTTTGCAAAAAGTCAGTGAGCTGGCTTTGATTGAAGAAATGAAAGTCGAACAAAAGCGCGAGCAGGCCGAGCAAGACGACCGGGCGGCGCGATCAGGACGCAAGGATGGCACGGGAAGTGCTTGA
- the rpsR gene encoding 30S ribosomal protein S18 translates to MARNNIRRKKGCRFSGEDAIKIDYKDLDLLSEYVTETGKIIPSRITGTSAKYQRQLTSAIKQARFLALLPFCDAHK, encoded by the coding sequence ATGGCACGTAACAACATTAGACGCAAAAAAGGTTGCCGTTTTAGCGGCGAAGACGCGATCAAAATCGATTATAAAGATCTGGATTTATTGAGCGAGTATGTTACCGAAACCGGCAAAATCATTCCTAGCCGCATTACCGGTACCAGTGCGAAATATCAAAGACAGCTGACTTCCGCTATTAAACAAGCGCGTTTCCTGGCTTTGTTGCCGTTCTGCGACGCACACAAGTGA
- the nosP gene encoding nitric oxide-sensing protein NosP — protein sequence MSPRKAIRIAHSCLADPQRAVEELALGLQHADTTLVIFFCSNSYDRTVLASEIRRRFQGIQVLGCTTSGEIGGAGLRQQSLVGVGFSAPDFIATSGLIPNLQQFRIAEGHALANELLYGLQDRVTHLNAENCFGFLLIDGLSVREEQVTHAIQDALGNIAMIGGSAADDLQFHKTYVYCEGDFHADSAVLLLVHTSLPFKIFKAQHFEPTAERLVVTLADARRRVVYEINGLPAASEYARLIGVSADALSPAHFAAAPVVVSIDGNYYVRAIRSANQDQSLTFYCAIEEGLVLRVALGVDPIESLQQVFAEIRAEIGQPQVVVACDCVLRKLELVQRGLTAQAEQILSDNRVIGFNTYGEQFRGVHVNQTFAAVAIGAVDRCGEDD from the coding sequence ATGAGTCCCCGCAAGGCAATTCGCATTGCCCATTCCTGTTTAGCTGACCCCCAGCGGGCGGTCGAAGAGCTTGCTTTAGGTTTGCAGCACGCCGACACCACCTTGGTCATTTTCTTTTGTTCGAATAGTTATGACCGAACTGTGCTGGCTTCCGAAATAAGACGTCGATTTCAAGGTATCCAAGTGCTTGGCTGTACGACTTCCGGCGAAATTGGCGGTGCAGGATTACGTCAACAAAGCCTGGTAGGTGTCGGCTTTTCCGCACCGGATTTTATTGCAACCAGTGGCCTAATTCCTAATTTGCAACAGTTTCGCATCGCCGAAGGGCACGCGCTTGCCAACGAGCTTTTGTATGGCTTGCAAGATAGAGTGACGCATCTTAACGCGGAAAATTGCTTCGGTTTTTTATTGATCGACGGCTTATCGGTGCGCGAAGAGCAGGTCACCCATGCGATACAAGACGCATTAGGCAATATCGCCATGATTGGCGGCTCGGCGGCCGACGACTTGCAGTTCCATAAAACATACGTTTATTGCGAGGGCGACTTTCATGCGGACAGTGCCGTGTTGTTGCTGGTGCATACCTCGTTACCGTTCAAAATATTCAAAGCCCAGCATTTTGAGCCGACCGCGGAAAGATTGGTGGTCACTCTCGCCGATGCCAGACGCCGCGTCGTATATGAAATCAACGGCCTACCAGCCGCGTCGGAATACGCCAGACTCATTGGGGTTTCGGCAGACGCTTTAAGCCCAGCGCACTTTGCCGCGGCGCCGGTCGTGGTATCTATCGACGGAAACTATTATGTGCGGGCGATTCGTAGCGCCAACCAAGATCAAAGCCTGACTTTTTACTGCGCGATTGAGGAAGGCTTGGTATTGAGAGTGGCGCTGGGCGTCGATCCTATCGAAAGTCTGCAACAGGTGTTTGCCGAAATTCGGGCCGAGATAGGCCAACCTCAGGTTGTTGTCGCTTGCGATTGCGTCCTTAGAAAGCTTGAGCTGGTACAGCGCGGGTTGACGGCGCAGGCGGAACAAATCCTGAGTGATAACAGGGTGATAGGTTTCAATACTTATGGCGAACAGTTTCGCGGCGTGCATGTGAATCAGACCTTCGCCGCGGTTGCCATCGGGGCAGTAGATAGGTGTGGCGAGGATGATTGA
- the rfaD gene encoding ADP-glyceromanno-heptose 6-epimerase, with product MIIVTGGAGFIGSNLVLGLNARGYDDILVVDHLTNGIKYRNLVECKIADYLDRSTFLERLQQGAFHAEAIEAIFHQGACSSTTEWDGRYMMDNNYEYSKTLFHYCQSHKIPFIYASSAATYGADLTFKEELAYEGPLNVYGYSKFQFDQYLRRQQKLTAQVVGLRYFNVYGPREAHKGSMASVAFHLNNQIKDSDELRLFEGCDGYGNGEQRRDFVYVGDVVDINLWFLDNPQVSGIYNCGTGRSQTFNDVANAVIKFHQRGHIKYIPFPEHLKGCYQSFTEANLDKLRAAGCKHSFQTVEQGVQLYMEWLNG from the coding sequence GTGATCATCGTAACCGGTGGCGCCGGCTTCATCGGCAGCAATCTGGTATTGGGCCTGAATGCCCGCGGTTATGATGATATTTTGGTCGTCGACCATTTGACCAACGGTATCAAATACCGGAATTTGGTCGAGTGCAAGATAGCGGATTATCTGGACAGAAGCACCTTTTTGGAACGACTGCAACAAGGTGCTTTCCATGCCGAAGCGATAGAAGCCATATTTCATCAGGGCGCCTGTTCCAGCACGACAGAGTGGGACGGCCGTTACATGATGGACAATAATTATGAATACAGCAAAACGCTGTTTCATTATTGCCAAAGCCATAAAATCCCGTTTATTTACGCCTCCAGCGCCGCTACTTACGGTGCCGATTTAACCTTCAAGGAAGAACTGGCTTATGAAGGTCCGCTGAATGTCTACGGTTATTCCAAGTTTCAGTTCGACCAATATTTGCGCAGACAGCAAAAATTGACCGCGCAAGTGGTGGGTTTACGCTACTTCAATGTCTACGGTCCGCGCGAAGCCCACAAAGGCAGTATGGCCAGCGTAGCCTTTCATTTGAATAACCAGATCAAAGATTCCGACGAATTACGCTTATTCGAAGGTTGCGACGGTTACGGCAACGGCGAGCAGCGCCGAGATTTTGTTTATGTCGGCGATGTGGTAGATATTAATCTTTGGTTTCTGGATAACCCGCAAGTGTCCGGCATCTACAACTGTGGCACGGGTCGTAGCCAGACCTTTAATGACGTAGCCAATGCGGTGATCAAATTTCACCAGCGCGGCCATATCAAATATATTCCCTTCCCCGAGCACCTGAAAGGCTGCTACCAAAGCTTCACCGAAGCCAATCTGGATAAATTACGCGCCGCTGGTTGCAAACATTCGTTCCAAACCGTCGAGCAAGGCGTACAACTTTATATGGAATGGTTGAACGGCTAG
- a CDS encoding flagellar assembly protein FliH translates to MSSSKGNKFSESELQALDRWTNLQDFSNPRSEAVELEEVTQILTAEQIEEIQKQAYAEAFEQGKQQGYVDGQKEGFEAGRKQGYEESVHLLQKQAAEFANLLEALSEPFKQLDESVEQELVKLTIAIASQLIRRELKLEPGEIVGVVREAINALPLASQKVTVNLHPEDAALVRTALKLDENMPPWRLQENPLLSRGGCTVETEMSRIDASVESRVAAVIATVLGGERREDFGR, encoded by the coding sequence ATGAGTTCGTCTAAGGGCAATAAGTTTTCCGAGTCTGAATTACAGGCTCTGGATCGCTGGACCAATCTGCAGGATTTCAGCAACCCGCGTTCCGAAGCCGTCGAATTGGAGGAAGTAACCCAGATTTTGACCGCCGAACAGATTGAAGAAATTCAAAAGCAGGCCTACGCAGAAGCCTTCGAACAAGGTAAGCAGCAAGGTTATGTGGACGGGCAAAAGGAAGGTTTTGAAGCAGGGCGCAAACAAGGCTATGAAGAAAGCGTGCATTTGCTGCAAAAGCAAGCGGCCGAGTTCGCGAATTTACTGGAGGCGCTCAGCGAGCCCTTCAAACAACTCGACGAGTCGGTCGAGCAGGAGTTGGTGAAATTAACCATTGCCATTGCCAGTCAATTGATTCGCCGGGAATTGAAGTTAGAACCCGGCGAGATCGTCGGCGTAGTCAGGGAGGCGATCAATGCCTTGCCGCTGGCATCTCAGAAGGTCACCGTCAACTTGCACCCCGAAGATGCGGCCTTGGTCCGCACCGCGTTAAAACTCGATGAAAATATGCCGCCTTGGCGCTTACAGGAAAATCCCTTGTTGAGTCGTGGCGGTTGTACCGTTGAAACTGAAATGTCCAGAATCGATGCCAGCGTCGAAAGCCGGGTAGCCGCCGTGATCGCCACAGTATTGGGCGGGGAGCGCCGCGAGGATTTTGGGCGATGA
- the fliI gene encoding flagellar protein export ATPase FliI, with protein sequence MIPSADRSDLWLARLQPYRERLAADPLELVVEGKLSRMVGLTLEAEGCRAAIGSLCQVITKSGKIITAEVVGFGGSRLFLMPTGDTHGLEPGCRVIPMGKNSLASVGFGLLGRVLDGAGKPLDSKGPLDTDAKVSLSGVTINPLSRKPIREALDVGVRAINAILSVGRGQRMGLFAGTGVGKSVLLGMMTKFTNADVVVVGLVGERGREVNEFVLKILGEEGLRRAVVVASPADDSPLMRVHGALLATSIAEYFRDQGLDVLLLMDSLTRYAQAYREIALAIDEPPATKGYPPSVFAKLPQLVERAGNGDEGGGSITAFYTVLAEGDDTNDPIADAARGVLDGHVVLSRSLAESGHYPAIDIEASISRVMPDIIEPEHLQMARDLRRLYSIYQQNKDLISVGAYRPGADPRIDKAIEKNPAIMDFLQQSMDESVDLSRSLSELAQLLAS encoded by the coding sequence ATGATTCCCAGTGCCGACCGTTCCGATTTATGGCTGGCGCGTTTGCAGCCGTATCGGGAAAGATTGGCTGCGGACCCGCTGGAATTGGTGGTCGAAGGCAAATTGTCGCGGATGGTGGGCTTAACCCTGGAAGCGGAAGGTTGCCGGGCGGCAATCGGTTCATTGTGTCAAGTAATTACCAAATCCGGCAAGATCATCACGGCTGAGGTCGTCGGTTTTGGCGGATCCCGCTTATTTTTGATGCCGACCGGCGATACGCACGGCCTGGAACCGGGCTGCCGTGTCATTCCCATGGGCAAGAACAGTCTGGCCAGCGTCGGTTTTGGTTTATTGGGCCGGGTGCTAGACGGTGCCGGCAAGCCCTTGGATAGTAAGGGGCCGCTGGATACCGATGCCAAGGTCTCGTTATCCGGCGTTACCATCAATCCGCTCAGCCGCAAACCGATCCGCGAGGCGCTGGATGTTGGCGTGCGGGCGATCAACGCCATTCTCAGCGTCGGCCGCGGTCAGCGTATGGGCTTGTTTGCCGGCACCGGCGTGGGCAAGAGCGTGTTGCTGGGGATGATGACCAAGTTCACTAATGCCGATGTGGTCGTGGTGGGATTGGTCGGCGAGCGGGGGAGGGAGGTCAACGAATTTGTGTTGAAAATTCTTGGCGAAGAAGGCTTGCGCCGAGCCGTGGTAGTCGCCTCGCCGGCTGACGACTCGCCGTTGATGCGGGTGCACGGCGCCTTGCTGGCGACCAGTATTGCCGAATATTTTCGCGACCAGGGCCTGGACGTGTTGTTGCTGATGGACTCTTTGACTCGTTACGCCCAGGCTTATCGGGAAATCGCTTTGGCGATAGACGAGCCGCCGGCTACCAAGGGCTATCCGCCCTCGGTGTTTGCGAAATTGCCGCAATTGGTGGAACGTGCCGGTAACGGCGACGAAGGTGGCGGTTCGATTACTGCGTTTTATACGGTATTGGCGGAAGGCGACGATACCAACGATCCGATTGCCGATGCGGCGCGAGGTGTGTTGGACGGCCATGTGGTGCTGTCGCGGTCGTTGGCGGAGTCGGGGCACTATCCGGCAATCGATATTGAAGCCTCGATCAGCCGGGTGATGCCGGACATCATAGAACCGGAACATCTGCAAATGGCGCGCGATTTGCGGCGTTTGTATTCCATCTATCAACAGAATAAGGATTTGATTAGCGTCGGTGCTTATCGGCCGGGAGCCGATCCGCGCATCGATAAAGCGATAGAAAAAAATCCGGCGATCATGGATTTTCTACAACAAAGCATGGACGAATCGGTGGACTTGAGCCGGAGTCTGAGCGAGTTAGCGCAATTGCTGGCGAGCTGA
- the fliG gene encoding flagellar motor switch protein FliG, producing MAEQEKLTHAQRASLLLLAVGQDRAASVLRHMGPKEVQLIGSNMAQLGPISSGMVDEVLEEFIIEIKNETGLGLDSDEYIRNMLTNALGADKAGSIIDRILLGANSKGIEQLKWMDTRSIADLIRLEHPQIISIILSLLDADQAADVLTLLPQNMRSDILMRIATLEGVQPAALRELDDIMEKQLTGSDGVKSSQIGGIDAAANILNFIESGISDPMMQDINEANADLGQRIQDKMFVFGDLINVDDRGIQTLLREVSTDQLLLALRGVETGLRDKVFANMSRRAAEMLRDDLEAAPPARLSEVEAAQKDILAIAKRLSDAGEIALGGGGGGDEFV from the coding sequence ATGGCTGAGCAAGAAAAATTAACGCATGCGCAACGGGCTTCGCTGCTGTTATTGGCGGTGGGACAGGATAGAGCAGCCTCGGTATTGCGGCATATGGGACCGAAAGAAGTGCAATTGATCGGTTCGAACATGGCGCAGCTTGGGCCGATTAGTTCGGGCATGGTTGATGAGGTGCTGGAAGAATTCATCATCGAAATCAAAAACGAAACCGGCCTGGGTCTGGACTCCGACGAATACATTCGCAATATGCTGACCAACGCGCTGGGCGCGGATAAAGCCGGCAGCATCATCGACCGGATTTTGTTGGGAGCCAACAGCAAGGGTATCGAACAACTGAAGTGGATGGATACTCGGTCCATCGCCGACTTGATTCGTCTGGAACATCCGCAAATCATTTCCATAATTTTGTCCTTGCTGGATGCCGATCAGGCCGCCGACGTGCTGACCTTATTGCCGCAAAACATGCGCTCGGATATTTTGATGCGCATCGCCACGCTGGAAGGCGTGCAACCCGCCGCTTTGCGCGAGTTGGACGACATCATGGAGAAACAGTTGACCGGCAGCGATGGCGTCAAATCCTCGCAAATCGGCGGTATCGATGCAGCGGCCAATATCCTTAACTTTATCGAAAGCGGTATCAGCGATCCGATGATGCAAGACATCAACGAAGCCAACGCCGATTTGGGCCAACGCATCCAGGATAAAATGTTTGTGTTCGGCGATTTGATCAATGTCGATGATCGCGGTATTCAAACCCTGTTGCGCGAAGTGTCCACCGATCAGCTGCTATTGGCTCTGCGCGGCGTGGAAACCGGTTTACGCGACAAAGTGTTTGCCAATATGTCCAGACGCGCGGCGGAAATGCTGCGCGATGATTTGGAAGCCGCGCCGCCTGCGCGTTTGAGCGAAGTCGAAGCCGCGCAAAAAGATATTCTGGCGATAGCCAAACGCTTGTCCGATGCGGGTGAAATAGCTTTGGGTGGCGGTGGCGGTGGCGATGAGTTCGTCTAA
- the rplI gene encoding 50S ribosomal protein L9, producing the protein MEVILLEKTANLGNLGDKVTIKAGYGRNYLIPQGKAVPATPKKIREFEERRAELEKQAAEKLAAATARGEAISKLNVSIAHKTGDEGRLFGSVGTQNVADAITAAGVKVEKHEIRMPNGVIRNIGEYDIAINLHTDVVITLPVKVVAE; encoded by the coding sequence ATGGAAGTCATTCTTCTGGAAAAAACCGCCAATCTGGGTAACCTGGGCGATAAAGTAACCATCAAAGCGGGTTACGGCAGAAACTATTTGATCCCGCAAGGCAAAGCAGTGCCTGCTACGCCCAAGAAAATCAGAGAGTTTGAAGAGCGTCGCGCCGAGCTGGAAAAACAAGCGGCTGAAAAATTGGCTGCTGCAACTGCTCGCGGCGAAGCAATCAGCAAATTGAACGTATCCATTGCCCACAAAACCGGCGACGAAGGCCGTTTGTTCGGTTCTGTTGGTACACAAAACGTTGCTGATGCCATTACCGCTGCCGGCGTAAAAGTTGAGAAGCACGAAATCCGTATGCCAAACGGCGTCATCCGTAACATCGGCGAATACGACATTGCTATCAATCTGCATACCGACGTCGTTATTACGCTGCCGGTAAAAGTGGTAGCCGAGTAA